Proteins encoded in a region of the Scrofimicrobium sp. R131 genome:
- the iolG gene encoding inositol 2-dehydrogenase has translation MKIGIIGAGRIGQVHARAVAASPTAELSLIADPVPGAAEALAARYGGSATTDADEVINSDVDAVIICSPTPLHAQQVLASTRTGKAVLCEKPLAASVEEAEQLARDLEGLNPRVMVGFNRRFDPSFAAAKAAADRGELGQVEQVSIISRDPAAPPKSYIAVSGGIFKDMSIHDLDMARFLIGDIAQVSAVGLNMDPELADTGDFDGAIITLISADGKVATVTNSRHCATGYDQRLEIFGNAGSAVVDNLRPTAMALNTADVSAAREPYLDFFLDRYAEAYSLELDAFLAGVAAGTALSPSVRDGVESLRLAVACDQSARSGQVVQL, from the coding sequence ATGAAAATTGGAATCATCGGTGCCGGCCGGATTGGCCAGGTTCACGCCCGGGCCGTCGCGGCCAGCCCCACCGCCGAACTGTCCCTGATTGCCGACCCGGTGCCCGGAGCTGCCGAGGCGCTAGCCGCCCGCTACGGTGGGAGCGCCACCACCGATGCGGACGAGGTGATCAACAGCGACGTGGACGCCGTCATCATCTGCTCCCCCACCCCGCTGCACGCCCAGCAGGTGCTGGCCTCCACCCGCACCGGAAAAGCGGTGCTGTGCGAGAAGCCGCTGGCCGCCTCTGTCGAAGAGGCCGAGCAGTTGGCCCGTGACCTGGAAGGGCTGAACCCCCGGGTGATGGTCGGGTTCAACCGGCGTTTCGATCCCTCCTTTGCCGCCGCCAAAGCGGCTGCGGACCGAGGCGAGCTGGGTCAGGTCGAGCAGGTATCCATCATCTCGCGGGACCCGGCCGCGCCGCCAAAGTCCTACATTGCTGTCTCCGGCGGCATCTTCAAGGACATGAGCATCCACGACCTGGATATGGCCCGGTTCCTGATTGGCGACATTGCGCAGGTGAGCGCCGTGGGCTTGAACATGGATCCGGAGCTGGCCGATACGGGCGACTTCGACGGAGCCATCATCACCCTGATCTCTGCCGACGGCAAGGTCGCAACCGTCACCAACTCACGTCACTGCGCCACCGGCTACGACCAGCGGCTGGAGATCTTTGGCAACGCCGGGTCCGCGGTGGTGGACAACCTGCGGCCCACTGCCATGGCGCTGAACACGGCTGACGTTTCGGCCGCGCGGGAACCGTACCTGGATTTCTTCCTGGACCGGTACGCCGAGGCTTACTCGCTGGAACTGGATGCGTTCCTGGCCGGGGTCGCGGCCGGCACCGCCCTGTCGCCCTCGGTCAGAGACGGCGTCGAATCGCTGCGCCTCGCGGTCGCCTGCGACCAGTCGGCCCGCAGTGGCCAGGTGGTACAGCTCTAG
- a CDS encoding ABC transporter ATP-binding protein has protein sequence MNIAELNGVSYRYGRRRALDDLSVTFSPGITGLLGPNGAGKSTLLSVLSTLRSVREGVVHVMGHDVGTAKGRLAARKVIGVLPQSPELVGWMRVADTVAYSAWTHGIDTKECGISATQALQAVGLDHSYWSRKVGSLSGGERQRVGLAAAIAHRPALLLLDEPTSGLDPKSRMDLRRVLVSLSTDTSVIISTHLVEDVIHTSTNLIVLDIGKLVYQGPVEGLRPTGNLEERLGSDLELGYEQLLGGGGQ, from the coding sequence ATGAATATTGCTGAACTGAATGGCGTGTCGTACCGATATGGTCGACGGAGAGCACTCGATGATCTCTCAGTCACCTTTAGTCCGGGAATTACGGGACTGTTGGGGCCAAATGGGGCTGGTAAGTCGACGCTGTTATCAGTTTTGTCAACGCTCCGGAGTGTGCGTGAAGGCGTCGTCCATGTGATGGGTCATGATGTAGGAACGGCCAAGGGGAGATTGGCTGCGCGGAAGGTCATTGGCGTGCTTCCCCAGTCTCCCGAGTTAGTGGGCTGGATGCGCGTTGCTGATACCGTGGCCTATTCGGCCTGGACACACGGTATCGATACCAAAGAATGTGGCATCAGTGCCACCCAAGCGCTTCAAGCAGTAGGTCTCGACCACAGCTACTGGTCAAGGAAGGTTGGTTCCCTCTCAGGCGGAGAGCGGCAAAGGGTTGGACTCGCAGCTGCAATCGCTCACCGCCCAGCACTCCTACTCCTGGATGAGCCAACGTCGGGGCTGGACCCGAAATCGCGAATGGACCTGCGTAGAGTTCTGGTCTCTCTCAGCACCGACACCTCGGTGATCATCTCAACCCACCTCGTGGAGGACGTCATTCACACCAGCACGAACCTCATTGTGCTCGATATCGGAAAACTGGTTTACCAAGGACCCGTGGAAGGACTTCGCCCGACCGGAAACCTTGAGGAGCGACTCGGATCAGATCTTGAGCTGGGATATGAACAGCTACTGGGCGGAGGCGGGCAGTGA